A section of the Oreochromis niloticus isolate F11D_XX linkage group LG9, O_niloticus_UMD_NMBU, whole genome shotgun sequence genome encodes:
- the myca gene encoding transcriptional regulator Myc-A: protein MPRNPSLASKNYDYDYLQPYFYYDDEEEDFYPQQFQPPAPSEDIWKKFELLPTPPLSPSRRPSLSSLDLSIADQLEMVTEFLGDDVVNQSIICDSDYSQNFLKNIIIQDCMWSGFSAAAKLKKVVSERLATLHAARKESAVGDGAEPAGPAAAAAATAALPAWKLNSSYLQDLNTSASECIDPSVVFPYPVAETPKQSAGTPPSKDLGLDTPPNSSGSSSSCSDSEEEDEGDDDDEEEEEEEEDEQEEEEYIDVVTVEKRQVVKRCDSSPLETRHPSPLVLKRCHVSTHQHNYAAHPSMRHEQPAVKRLKLESSGGGASSHSHSRVLKQISSNRKCSSPRTSDTEDYDKRRTHNVLERQRRNELKLSFFALRDEIPEVANNEKAAKVVILKKATECIYSMQSDEQKLLSLKEQLRRRSEQLKQRLAHLQGCRA from the exons ATGCCGCGGAATCCAAGTTTGGCGAGTAAGAACTACGACTACGACTACCTGCAGCCCTATTTCTACTACGACGACGAGGAGGAGGATTTCTACCCTCAGCAGTTCCAGCCTCCGGCACCCAGCGAAGACATCTGGAAGAAATTTGAACTGCTGCCGACCCCTCCCCTCTCCCCGAGCCGCCGGCCGTCCCTGTCCAGCCTCGACCTTTCCATCGCGGATCAGCTGGAGATGGTGACCGAGTTCCTCGGGGATGACGTGGTCAACCAGAGCATCATCTGCGACTCCGATTACTCCCAGAACTTCCTCAAGAACATCATCATCCAGGACTGCATGTGGAGCGGCTTTTCCGCCGCCGCCAAGCTGAAGAAGGTGGTGTCCGAGCGGCTCGCCACCCTGCACGCCGCCCGGAAGGAGTCTGCGGTCGGTGACGGCGCAGAGCCCGCCGGCCCCGCGGCTGCCGCCGCCGCTACTGCGGCTCTTCCTGCGTGGAAGCTGAACAGCAGCTACCTGCAAGACCTGAACACGTCTGCGTCGGAGTGCATCGACCCCTCGGTGGTTTTCCCGTATCCCGTAGCCGAGACGCCCAAGCAGAGCGCAGGGACCCCGCCTAGCAAGGATTTGGGACTGGACACGCCGCCCAACAGCAGCGGGAGCAGCAGCAGTTGTAGCGATTCAG aggaagaggatgaaggcgatgatgatgatgaggaggaggaggaggaggaagaggacgaacaggaggaagaggagtatATCGACGTGGTCACTGTGGAAAAGAGGCAGGTGGTGAAACGGTGCGACTCCAGCCCGCTGGAGACCAGGCACCCCAGCCCACTCGTGCTGAAGAGGTGCCACGTCTCCACCCACCAGCATAATTACGCCGCCCATCCATCCATGAGGCACGAGCAGCCTGCTGTCAAGAGGCTGAAGCTGGAGAGCAGCGGTGGAGGTGCCAGCAGCCACAGCCACAGCAGGGTCCTCAAACAGATCAGCAGCAACCGCAAGTGTTCCAGCCCGCGAACGTCGGACACGGAGGACTACGACAAGAGAAGGACTCATAACGTGCTGGAGCGCCAAAGGAGGAACGAGCTGAAGCTGAGCTTCTTCGCTCTGCGGGACGAGATCCCCGAGGTGGCCAACAACGAGAAGGCGGCCAAGGTGGTGATCCTGAAGAAGGCCACGGAGTGCATCTATAGCATGCAGTCGGACGAACAGAAACTCCTCTCTCTGAAAGAGCAGCTGAGGAGGAGAAGCGAACAGTTAAAGCAGAGACTCGCACACCTGCAGGGTTGCCGTGCTTAA